A single genomic interval of Rhododendron vialii isolate Sample 1 chromosome 3a, ASM3025357v1 harbors:
- the LOC131319851 gene encoding probable 6-phosphogluconolactonase 4, chloroplastic, whose translation MASSSCTFTATLRPSLTPPPALHRSPPTLQSVVSNPLACSLRLKTASRIGVNREKPEYRTSSAGHVITTEKAKGKVRVLDSEDYLAVSLAEYTAHLSDKFAKQRGAFTVVLSGGSLIKSLRKLVEAPYIDTVEWSKWHVFWVDERVVPKDHADSNYKLAYDGFLSKVPIPPGNIYSINDALSPEGAADDYETCLKHLVKTNIIDVSQATGLPKFDLMLLGMGPDGHVASLFPRHPLVRADKQWVAFIKDSPKPPPERITFTFPVINSSVNVALVASGAGKAKVVNEALGGDDLSLDARRIEMIKAGKPYVVNVVPSADQSSDLLPVEMVSAEGELTWFLDSEAASDLLTCSYWMFD comes from the exons ATGGCCTCCTCGTCTTGCACTTTCACTGCTACACTGCGCCCATCGCTCACTCCTCCTCCTGCCCTCCATCGTTCTCCGCCGACCTTACAATCGGTCGTATCCAACCCTCTTGCTTGCTCTCTTAGATTGAAAACGGCCTCAAGAATCGGCGTGAATCGCGAGAAACCCGAGTACAGAACGAGCTCAGCAGGGCATGTGATAACGACCGAGAAAGCCAAGGGAAAGGTGCGGGTGCTCGATTCCGAGGATTATCTGGCGGTTTCTCTGGCGGAATACACCGCCCATCTGTCGGATAAGTTCGCCAAACAGAGAGGCGCTTTCACCGTTGTTTTATCCGGAGGTTCTCTCATCAAGTCACTCAG GAAGTTGGTGGAAGCTCCGTACATTGATACGGTGGAGTGGTCGAAATGGCATGTGTTTTGGGTGGATGAGAGAGTGGTTCCTAAGGATCATGCAGATAGCAATTATAAGCTCGCCTACGACGGTTTCCTATCCAAG GTACCAATCCCACCTGGCAACATCTACTCGATCAATGATGCACTATCACCAGAGGGTGCAGCTGATGACTACGAGACCTGTCTCAAACATTTGGTTAAGACAAACATAATAGACGTCTCTCAGGCAACTGGGCTTCCAAAATTCGACCTCATGCTACTGGGTATGGGTCCCGATGGGCACGTGGCTTCTCTATTCCCCAGGCATCCGCTTGTTCGAGCAGACAAGCAGTGGGTGGCGTTCATCAAGGACTCGCCAAAACCACCTCCTGAGAGGATTACTTTCACTTTTCCGGTAATCAACTCATCTGTGAATGTTGCGCTTGTAGCATCAGGAGCTGGTAAAGCCAAGGTAGTTAATGAGGCACTGGGTGGTGATGATCTGAGTTTGGATGCACGGCGTATTGAGATGATCAAAGCTGGTAAACCCTATGTAGTTAATGTTGTGCCGAGTGCTGATCAGAGTTCGGATTTGCTGCCGGTTGAGATGGTTTCAGCCGAAGGGGAGCTGACATGGTTTCTGGACAGCGAAGCGGCTTCGGACCTGTTAACATGTTCCTATTGGATGTTTGATTAG
- the LOC131319852 gene encoding auxin-responsive protein SAUR32-like produces MGGDKISVLNNFHLHFPHLHLHHKKEMMVKDIPKGCLAVMVGQGEEQQRIIIPVIYINHPLFIQLLKEAEEEYGFDHKGPINIPCHVEQFRHVQGMIDKDQQSHHHHSHHHHHLLCFKV; encoded by the coding sequence ATGGGAGGAGACAAGATTAGTGTGTTGAATAATTTTCACCTGCACTTCCCCCACCTTCATCTCCACCACAAGAAGGAGATGATGGTGAAGGACATTCCGAAGGGCTGTCTGGCTGTTATGGTGGGGCAAGGGGAGGAGCAGCAGAGGATTATAATCCCGGTCATATACATCAACCACCCACTCTTTATCCAGCTGCTGAAGGAAGCCGAGGAAGAGTATGGGTTCGATCACAAGGGACCCATTAACATTCCTTGCCACGTCGAGCAGTTCCGCCATGTCCAGGGCATGATTGACAAAGATCAGCagtcccaccaccaccacagccaccaccaccaccaccttcttTGCTTCAAGGTTTGA